The Candidatus Pantoea soli genome window below encodes:
- the aceF gene encoding pyruvate dehydrogenase complex dihydrolipoyllysine-residue acetyltransferase: MAIEINVPDIGSDEVEVTEILVKVGDKVEAEQSLITVEGDKASMEVPSPQAGVVKEIKINTGDKVNTGSLIMIFDAEGAAEAAPAAEAKQAEAAPAAAATEAKDVNVPDIGGDEVEVTEILVKVGDKVAAEQSLITVEGDKASMEVPAPFAGVVKEIKIATGDKVSTGSLIMIFEAEGAAPAAAAKPEIKEAAASAPAAAAGAKDVNVPDIGGDEVEVTEVLVKVGDKVAAEQSLIVVEGDKASMEVPAPFAGTVKELKVATGDKVTTGKLIMVFEVEGAAPAVAAPAAKQDAAAPAEKPAAAPAPTAAKAEAKSDFAENDAYVHATPVIRRLAREFGVNLAKVKGTGRKGRILKEDVQAYVKDAVKRAEAAPAAATGGGLPGMLPWPKVDFSKFGEIEEVELGRIQKISGANLSRNWVMIPHVTHFDKTDITDLEAFRKQQNAEAEKRKLDVKFTPVVFIMKAVAAALEQMPRFNSSLSEDGQKLTLKKYINIGVAVDTPNGLVVPVFKDVNKKGITELSRELMATSKKARDGKLTASDMQGGCFTISSLGGLGTTHFAPIVNAPEVAILGVSKSAMEPVWNGKEFAPRLMMPISLSFDHRVIDGADGARFITIINNMLSDIRRLVM, encoded by the coding sequence ATGGCTATCGAAATTAACGTACCGGATATCGGCTCTGACGAGGTTGAAGTCACCGAGATTCTGGTGAAGGTGGGCGACAAGGTTGAGGCTGAACAGTCGCTGATCACCGTGGAAGGCGATAAAGCCTCCATGGAAGTGCCTTCGCCGCAGGCTGGCGTGGTAAAAGAGATCAAAATCAACACCGGTGACAAAGTGAATACCGGTTCACTGATCATGATCTTTGACGCAGAGGGTGCAGCAGAGGCTGCACCTGCGGCTGAAGCGAAACAAGCTGAAGCGGCGCCTGCGGCGGCGGCAACCGAAGCAAAAGACGTCAACGTGCCGGATATCGGTGGTGATGAAGTTGAAGTCACCGAAATTCTGGTGAAGGTGGGCGACAAGGTCGCGGCTGAGCAGTCGCTGATCACCGTGGAAGGCGACAAAGCTTCCATGGAAGTCCCGGCGCCATTTGCGGGCGTGGTGAAAGAGATCAAAATCGCGACCGGCGACAAAGTCAGCACCGGCTCTCTGATCATGATCTTTGAGGCGGAAGGTGCAGCCCCGGCGGCAGCGGCGAAGCCAGAAATTAAAGAAGCAGCAGCCTCCGCACCGGCGGCCGCTGCAGGCGCGAAAGACGTCAACGTACCGGACATCGGCGGCGACGAAGTGGAAGTCACCGAGGTTCTGGTGAAGGTGGGCGACAAGGTTGCAGCAGAACAGTCGCTGATCGTGGTGGAAGGTGACAAAGCGTCGATGGAAGTCCCGGCACCGTTTGCTGGTACGGTCAAAGAGCTGAAAGTCGCGACCGGCGATAAAGTGACCACCGGCAAGCTGATCATGGTGTTCGAGGTGGAAGGCGCCGCGCCTGCCGTTGCCGCACCTGCGGCGAAGCAGGATGCTGCTGCGCCTGCTGAGAAGCCTGCCGCCGCGCCTGCGCCGACAGCGGCCAAAGCGGAAGCGAAGAGCGACTTTGCTGAAAACGACGCCTATGTGCACGCGACGCCGGTGATCCGTCGCCTGGCGCGCGAGTTCGGCGTGAACCTGGCGAAAGTCAAAGGCACCGGCCGCAAAGGGCGCATCCTGAAAGAGGACGTGCAGGCTTACGTGAAAGACGCGGTGAAACGTGCTGAAGCTGCTCCGGCTGCTGCGACTGGCGGCGGTCTGCCAGGCATGCTGCCATGGCCGAAAGTGGACTTCAGCAAGTTCGGTGAAATTGAAGAAGTGGAGCTGGGCCGTATCCAGAAAATCTCCGGTGCAAACCTGAGCCGTAACTGGGTCATGATCCCGCACGTAACGCACTTCGATAAAACCGACATCACCGATCTGGAAGCGTTCCGCAAGCAGCAGAATGCTGAAGCAGAGAAGCGCAAGCTGGATGTGAAGTTCACCCCGGTGGTGTTCATCATGAAAGCCGTGGCTGCTGCGCTGGAGCAGATGCCGCGCTTCAACAGCTCACTGTCCGAAGATGGTCAGAAGCTGACGCTGAAGAAATACATCAATATCGGTGTGGCGGTCGATACGCCAAACGGTCTGGTGGTTCCGGTGTTCAAAGACGTGAACAAGAAAGGCATCACCGAGCTGTCGCGTGAACTGATGGCGACCTCGAAAAAAGCGCGTGATGGCAAGCTGACCGCCAGCGATATGCAGGGCGGCTGCTTCACCATCTCCAGCCTCGGCGGCCTGGGAACCACCCACTTCGCGCCGATCGTGAACGCGCCGGAAGTGGCGATTCTCGGCGTGTCGAAGTCTGCGATGGAGCCGGTCTGGAATGGCAAAGAGTTTGCACCACGTCTGATGATGCCAATCTCGCTGTCCTTCGACCACCGCGTCATCGATGGTGCTGATGGTGCGCGCTTTATCACCATCATCAACAATATGCTGTCTGATATTCGCCGTCTGGTGATGTGA
- the aceE gene encoding pyruvate dehydrogenase (acetyl-transferring), homodimeric type, producing the protein MSERLQNDVDPIETRDWLQAIESVIREEGVERAQYLIDQVLSAARKGGVKVAAGGNAVSNYINSIAVEDEPEYPGNTSLERRIRSAIRWNAIMSVLRASKKDLELGGHLSSFQSSATIYEVCFNHFFRARSEKDGGDLVYFQGHISPGIYARAFLEGRLTEEQMNNFRQEVHGNGLSSYPHPKLMPDFWQFPTVSMGLGPLNAIYQAKFLKYLEHRGLKDTSNQTVYAFLGDGEMDEPESKGAITIATREKLDNLVFIINCNLQRLDGPVTGNGKIINELEGIFAGAGWNVIKVIWGGRWDELLKKDTSGKLIQLMNETVDGDYQTFKSRDGAYVREHFFGKYPETAALVKDWSDEEIFALNRGGHDPKKIYAALKKAQETKGQPTLILAHTIKGYGMGDTAEGKNIAHQVKKMNMDGVRYIRDRFNVPVADDKIEELPYVTFEKGSEEYNYLHGQREKLGGYLPTRQAAFTEKLEMPALEEFSALLEEQSKEISTTIAFVRALNVMLKNKSIKDRLVPILADEARTFGMEGLFRQIGIYSPNGQQYTPQDREQVAYYKEDEKGQILQEGINELGAGSSWLAAATSYSTNNLPMIPFYIYYSMFGFQRIGDLMWLAGDQQARGFLVGGTSGRTTLNGEGLQHEDGHSHIQSLTIPNCISYDPAYAYEVAVIMQDGLVRMYGEAQENIYYYITTLNENYHMPAMPQGAEEGIRKGIYKLETVAGSKGKVQLLGSGSILRHVREAAQILAKDYGIGSDVYSVTSFTELARDGQDCERWNMLHPTETPRVPYIAQVMNDAPAVASTDYMKLFAEQVRSYVPASDYRVLGTDGFGRSDSRENLRHHFEVDASYVVVAALGELAKRGEIEKKVVADAIAKFNIDADKVNPRLA; encoded by the coding sequence ATGTCAGAACGTTTACAGAATGACGTGGATCCGATCGAAACTCGTGACTGGCTACAGGCGATCGAATCGGTCATCCGTGAAGAAGGTGTTGAGCGCGCACAGTATCTGATTGATCAGGTGCTGAGTGCTGCCCGCAAAGGTGGTGTAAAAGTCGCGGCAGGTGGGAATGCCGTCAGCAACTACATCAACTCCATTGCGGTAGAAGATGAGCCGGAATATCCTGGCAACACCTCTCTTGAACGTCGTATCCGTTCCGCGATCCGCTGGAATGCCATTATGTCGGTTCTGCGTGCATCGAAGAAAGATCTGGAGCTGGGTGGTCACCTCTCTTCATTCCAGTCTTCTGCCACCATCTATGAAGTGTGCTTTAACCACTTCTTCCGCGCACGTAGCGAAAAAGATGGCGGCGATCTGGTTTACTTCCAGGGTCATATCTCTCCGGGCATCTATGCGCGTGCGTTCCTTGAAGGTCGTCTGACCGAAGAGCAAATGAACAACTTCCGTCAGGAAGTGCACGGCAACGGTCTCTCTTCTTATCCGCATCCGAAACTGATGCCGGACTTCTGGCAGTTCCCGACCGTCTCTATGGGGCTGGGTCCGCTGAATGCGATCTACCAGGCCAAGTTCCTGAAATATCTGGAACACCGCGGTCTGAAAGACACCTCTAACCAGACCGTTTACGCCTTCCTCGGCGACGGTGAGATGGATGAGCCGGAATCCAAAGGCGCGATCACCATCGCGACCCGCGAGAAGCTGGATAACCTGGTCTTCATCATCAACTGTAACCTGCAGCGTCTGGATGGCCCGGTCACCGGTAACGGCAAGATCATCAACGAGCTGGAAGGCATCTTTGCCGGTGCTGGCTGGAACGTGATCAAGGTGATCTGGGGCGGTCGCTGGGATGAGCTGCTGAAGAAAGACACCAGCGGTAAGCTGATCCAGCTGATGAACGAAACCGTGGACGGCGATTATCAGACCTTTAAATCCCGCGACGGCGCTTACGTGCGTGAGCACTTCTTCGGCAAATACCCGGAAACCGCTGCGCTGGTGAAAGACTGGTCAGACGAAGAGATCTTCGCCCTGAACCGTGGTGGTCACGATCCGAAGAAAATCTACGCGGCACTGAAGAAAGCGCAGGAGACCAAAGGTCAGCCGACGCTGATTCTGGCGCATACCATTAAAGGCTATGGTATGGGCGACACCGCGGAAGGGAAAAACATTGCGCACCAGGTGAAGAAGATGAACATGGATGGCGTGCGCTATATCCGCGATCGCTTCAATGTGCCTGTTGCCGATGACAAAATCGAAGAGCTGCCGTACGTCACCTTCGAGAAAGGGTCTGAAGAGTACAACTACCTGCACGGCCAGCGTGAGAAGCTGGGTGGCTACCTGCCAACCCGTCAGGCAGCCTTCACTGAGAAGCTGGAAATGCCAGCGCTGGAAGAGTTCAGTGCGCTGCTGGAAGAGCAGAGCAAAGAGATCTCAACCACGATCGCCTTCGTGCGTGCGCTGAACGTCATGCTGAAGAACAAGTCGATCAAAGATCGTCTGGTGCCAATCCTTGCGGATGAAGCGCGTACCTTCGGTATGGAAGGTCTGTTCCGTCAGATTGGTATCTACAGCCCGAACGGCCAGCAGTACACACCGCAGGACCGTGAGCAGGTTGCTTACTACAAAGAAGACGAGAAAGGCCAGATCCTGCAGGAAGGGATCAACGAGCTGGGCGCAGGATCATCCTGGCTGGCGGCGGCGACCTCTTACAGCACCAACAACCTGCCGATGATTCCGTTCTACATCTATTACTCGATGTTCGGCTTCCAGCGCATCGGCGATCTGATGTGGCTGGCGGGCGACCAGCAGGCGCGCGGCTTCCTTGTCGGCGGCACCTCGGGCCGTACCACGCTGAACGGTGAAGGTCTGCAGCACGAAGATGGCCACAGCCACATTCAGTCGCTGACCATCCCGAACTGTATCTCTTACGATCCCGCGTACGCATACGAAGTCGCAGTCATCATGCAGGACGGCCTGGTGCGTATGTACGGTGAAGCGCAGGAAAACATTTACTACTACATCACCACGCTGAACGAAAACTACCACATGCCAGCGATGCCGCAGGGCGCGGAAGAGGGTATCCGTAAGGGTATCTACAAGCTGGAAACGGTTGCGGGCAGCAAAGGTAAAGTGCAGCTGCTGGGCTCCGGTTCAATCCTGCGTCACGTGCGTGAAGCCGCACAGATCCTGGCGAAAGACTACGGCATCGGTTCTGACGTTTACAGCGTGACCTCGTTCACCGAACTGGCGCGTGATGGCCAGGATTGTGAGCGCTGGAATATGCTGCATCCAACAGAAACCCCGCGCGTGCCGTACATCGCGCAGGTGATGAACGATGCCCCTGCTGTGGCATCCACTGACTACATGAAGCTGTTTGCCGAGCAGGTACGCAGCTACGTGCCGGCCAGCGACTACCGCGTCCTGGGTACGGATGGCTTTGGCCGTTCTGACAGCCGTGAAAACCTGCGTCACCACTTCGAAGTGGATGCATCGTATGTGGTTGTGGCTGCGTTGGGTGAGCTGGCTAAACGCGGCGAAATCGAGAAGAAAGTGGTGGCTGACGCGATCGCTAAATTCAACATCGATGCCGATAAAGTTAACCCGCGTCTGGCATAA
- a CDS encoding dihydrodipicolinate synthase family protein: MRNNIQGVLTAIVTTFDRDGAFNPVAQREQVKRQLHAGNGIFCGGTNGEFFVLNAREKLALAQTCVDEVNGAAPVVAHIGEISTRETILLGQQIARLGVDAVSAITPWFVPLQQDALIAHYHAVADALDVPLYLYNIPARTGNTLLPETVRTLAAHPNIAGIKDSAGSYESLSGFLQAAEGAEAFAVLTGPDSLIHQGFTEGCVACVSGLANVVPQEINAIWSRFHAGDLAGSRQAQEKVTGLRSALYSLGFPPAAVKKAVALLGYAVGDSRYAVQFSAAQQQTIRQLITPWLP, encoded by the coding sequence ATGCGTAACAACATTCAGGGCGTATTAACCGCCATCGTGACCACCTTTGATCGCGATGGCGCGTTCAATCCCGTGGCGCAGCGTGAGCAGGTGAAACGTCAGCTCCACGCCGGTAATGGCATTTTCTGCGGCGGGACGAACGGGGAGTTCTTTGTGCTGAACGCGCGGGAGAAGCTGGCGCTGGCGCAGACCTGCGTGGATGAAGTCAATGGTGCAGCGCCAGTGGTGGCGCACATTGGTGAAATCTCCACGCGGGAAACCATTTTGCTCGGGCAGCAGATAGCGAGGCTGGGGGTGGACGCCGTTTCCGCCATTACGCCCTGGTTTGTGCCGCTGCAGCAGGACGCGCTGATTGCCCATTATCATGCGGTAGCGGATGCCCTTGATGTGCCGCTCTACCTGTATAACATCCCGGCGCGCACCGGCAATACGCTGCTGCCGGAAACGGTGCGCACGCTGGCGGCCCATCCGAATATTGCGGGTATCAAAGACAGCGCGGGCAGTTATGAGAGCCTGAGCGGTTTTCTGCAGGCGGCTGAAGGGGCCGAAGCGTTCGCCGTGCTGACCGGGCCGGATTCCCTGATTCATCAGGGATTCACCGAAGGCTGCGTCGCCTGCGTATCCGGCCTCGCCAATGTGGTGCCGCAGGAAATCAATGCCATCTGGTCACGTTTCCACGCCGGAGACCTCGCCGGCTCACGTCAGGCGCAGGAGAAGGTTACCGGCCTGCGTAGCGCGCTTTACAGCCTCGGCTTTCCCCCCGCGGCGGTGAAAAAAGCGGTCGCCCTGCTGGGTTATGCAGTCGGCGACAGCCGCTATGCCGTGCAGTTTTCTGCGGCACAGCAGCAGACAATCCGCCAGCTGATCACCCCCTGGCTGCCTTAG
- the acnB gene encoding bifunctional aconitate hydratase 2/2-methylisocitrate dehydratase, which produces MLEEYRKHVAERAAQGIVPKPLDASQMAALVELLKNPPAGEEEFLTDLLVNRVPPGVDEAAYVKAGFLAAIAKGEAHSPLVTREKAVELLGTMQGGYNIHALIEALDDDALAPIAADALSHTLLMFDNFYDVEEKAKAGNAHAKKILQSWADAEWFLKRPKLAEKITTTVFKVTGETNTDDLSPAPDAWSRPDIPLHALAMLKNPRDGIEPDDVGNIGPIKQIKALQEKGFPLTYVGDVVGTGSSRKSATNSVLWFMGEDIPYVPNKKGGGLCLGGKIAPIFFNTMEDAGALPIELDVERLNMGDVIDVYPYKGEVRNHETDELLATFTLKTDVLLDEVRAGGRIPLIIGRGLTTKAREALGLPQSDVFVQAKDVETSTRGYSLAQKMVGRACGVEGIRPGAYCEPKMTSVGSQDTTGPMTRDELKDLACLGFSADLVMQSFCHTAAYPKPVDVTTHHTLPDFIMNRGGVSLRPGDGVIHSWLNRMLLPDTVGTGGDSHTRFPIGISFPAGSGLVAFAAATGVMPLDMPESVLVRFKGEMQPGITLRDLVHAIPLYAIKQGLLTVEKKGKKNIFSGRVLEIEGLPKLKVEQAFELTDASAERSAAGCTIKLDKEPIIEYLNSNIVLLKWMISEGYGDRRTLERRIQGMEKWLADPQLLEADADAEYAAVIEIDLAEIKEPILCAPNDPDDARWLSDVQGEKIDEVFIGSCMTNIGHFRAAGKLLDAHKGQLPTRLWVAPPTKMDAAQLTEEGYYSVFGKSGARIEIPGCSLCMGNQARVKDGATVVSTSTRNFPNRLGTGANVFLASAELAAVASLMGKLPTPDEYQQFMLQVDKTAADTYRYLNFDQLGQYTEKADSVIFQTAV; this is translated from the coding sequence GTGCTAGAAGAATACCGTAAGCACGTTGCCGAGCGTGCTGCCCAGGGGATCGTACCTAAGCCGTTAGATGCTTCCCAGATGGCCGCGCTGGTTGAACTGCTGAAAAACCCGCCAGCGGGTGAAGAAGAATTCCTGACTGACCTGCTGGTCAACCGTGTCCCGCCGGGTGTTGATGAAGCGGCTTATGTAAAAGCCGGTTTCCTGGCAGCTATCGCAAAGGGCGAAGCCCACTCTCCTCTGGTTACTCGCGAAAAAGCAGTTGAACTGCTGGGCACCATGCAGGGCGGCTATAACATCCATGCGCTGATTGAAGCGCTTGACGATGACGCGCTGGCACCGATTGCCGCGGACGCGCTGTCTCACACCCTGCTGATGTTCGATAACTTCTACGATGTCGAAGAGAAAGCCAAAGCGGGCAATGCCCACGCGAAAAAAATCCTTCAGTCCTGGGCTGATGCCGAATGGTTCCTGAAGCGTCCAAAGCTGGCAGAAAAAATCACCACCACCGTGTTCAAAGTCACGGGTGAAACCAACACCGACGATCTCTCTCCGGCGCCGGATGCCTGGTCTCGCCCGGATATTCCGCTGCACGCGCTGGCGATGCTGAAAAACCCGCGCGACGGCATTGAGCCGGACGATGTGGGTAACATCGGTCCGATCAAACAGATCAAAGCGCTGCAGGAAAAAGGTTTCCCGCTGACCTACGTCGGTGACGTTGTCGGTACCGGCTCCTCGCGTAAATCTGCCACCAACTCGGTGCTGTGGTTCATGGGCGAAGATATCCCTTACGTACCGAACAAAAAGGGCGGCGGTCTGTGCCTTGGCGGTAAAATTGCGCCAATCTTCTTTAACACCATGGAAGATGCCGGTGCGCTGCCGATCGAACTGGACGTTGAGCGCCTGAACATGGGCGATGTGATTGACGTTTATCCGTACAAAGGTGAAGTGCGCAATCACGAAACCGATGAGCTGCTGGCCACCTTCACGCTGAAAACAGACGTTCTGCTGGACGAAGTGCGCGCGGGCGGACGTATTCCGCTGATCATCGGTCGCGGTCTGACGACCAAAGCGCGTGAAGCGCTGGGTCTGCCGCAGAGCGATGTGTTCGTGCAGGCGAAAGATGTGGAAACCAGCACCCGCGGTTACTCGCTGGCGCAAAAAATGGTAGGCCGCGCCTGCGGCGTTGAAGGCATCCGTCCTGGCGCTTACTGCGAGCCGAAAATGACCTCTGTGGGATCACAGGATACCACCGGTCCGATGACCCGTGATGAGCTGAAAGACCTGGCGTGCCTGGGTTTCTCGGCCGATCTGGTTATGCAGTCATTCTGCCACACCGCAGCCTATCCGAAGCCGGTTGATGTGACCACGCATCACACGCTGCCGGACTTCATCATGAACCGTGGCGGCGTGTCACTGCGTCCGGGCGATGGCGTGATCCACAGCTGGCTGAACCGCATGCTGCTGCCGGATACCGTGGGCACCGGCGGTGACTCCCACACCCGCTTCCCGATTGGTATCTCCTTCCCGGCGGGCTCCGGTCTGGTGGCGTTTGCTGCCGCCACCGGCGTGATGCCGCTGGATATGCCGGAATCGGTGCTGGTGCGCTTCAAAGGTGAAATGCAGCCCGGTATTACGCTGCGCGATCTGGTACACGCGATTCCGCTGTATGCGATCAAGCAGGGCCTGCTGACCGTAGAGAAGAAAGGCAAGAAAAACATCTTCTCGGGTCGCGTCCTGGAGATCGAAGGTCTGCCGAAACTGAAAGTAGAGCAGGCGTTTGAACTCACCGACGCCTCAGCCGAACGTTCTGCCGCGGGCTGTACCATCAAGCTGGATAAAGAGCCAATCATCGAGTACCTCAACTCGAACATCGTGCTGCTCAAGTGGATGATCTCCGAAGGCTACGGCGATCGCCGTACGCTGGAGCGCCGTATTCAGGGCATGGAAAAATGGCTGGCCGATCCGCAACTGCTGGAAGCTGACGCTGATGCTGAGTACGCGGCGGTGATCGAAATCGATCTGGCGGAAATCAAAGAGCCGATTCTGTGTGCGCCGAACGATCCGGACGACGCGCGCTGGCTCTCTGACGTGCAGGGCGAGAAGATCGACGAAGTGTTCATCGGTTCATGCATGACCAACATCGGTCATTTCCGTGCTGCCGGTAAACTGCTGGATGCGCACAAAGGTCAGCTGCCAACCCGTCTGTGGGTGGCGCCGCCAACCAAGATGGATGCTGCGCAGCTCACCGAAGAGGGCTACTACAGCGTATTCGGTAAGAGCGGTGCCCGCATTGAAATCCCGGGTTGTTCACTGTGCATGGGTAACCAGGCGCGCGTGAAAGATGGCGCAACGGTGGTTTCCACCTCAACGCGTAACTTCCCGAACCGTCTGGGTACTGGTGCGAATGTGTTCCTGGCCTCAGCGGAGCTGGCTGCGGTCGCTTCCCTGATGGGTAAACTGCCGACGCCGGACGAGTATCAGCAGTTCATGCTGCAGGTGGATAAAACGGCTGCAGACACCTATCGCTATCTCAACTTTGACCAGTTAGGTCAATACACCGAGAAAGCCGATAGCGTCATCTTCCAGACCGCCGTGTAA
- the yacL gene encoding protein YacL — MEYEFLRDVTGQVRVRMSMDHEAVGHWFNEEVKENLALLDEVEAAVRSVKGTHQQWQRVGHEYTLWLDEEEVMIRANQLALEDDGLEEGMTYYDEESLSFCGVEDFLAVIAAYRQFMAGR, encoded by the coding sequence ATGGAATACGAATTTCTGCGTGACGTCACCGGCCAGGTGAGGGTGCGCATGTCAATGGACCACGAAGCGGTGGGGCACTGGTTCAACGAAGAAGTAAAAGAGAATCTGGCCCTGCTGGATGAGGTAGAGGCCGCCGTGCGCAGCGTCAAAGGGACGCATCAGCAGTGGCAGCGCGTGGGGCATGAATACACCCTGTGGCTGGATGAAGAAGAGGTCATGATCCGCGCCAACCAGCTGGCGCTGGAGGATGACGGCCTGGAAGAGGGCATGACCTATTACGACGAAGAGAGTCTCTCCTTCTGCGGCGTGGAGGATTTTCTTGCGGTGATAGCCGCATACCGGCAGTTTATGGCCGGGCGCTGA
- the lpdA gene encoding dihydrolipoyl dehydrogenase has translation MSTEIKTQVVVLGAGPAGYSAAFRCADLGLETVLVERYSSLGGVCLNVGCIPSKALLHVAKVIEEAKALEEHGIVFGQPQTDINKIRTWKEKVITQLTGGLAGMAKGRKVKVVNGLGKFTGANTLVVEGEGGATTINFDNAIIAAGSRPIELPFIPHSDPRVWDSTDALELKEVPKRLLVMGGGIIGLEMATVYHALGSEIDVVEMFDQVIPAADKDVVKVFTKRISKKFNLMLETKVTAVDAKDDGIYVSMEGKKAPAEAQRYDAVLVAIGRVPNGKGLDAGKAGVEVDDRGFIRVDKQMRTNVPHIYAIGDIVGQPMLAHKGVHEGHVAAEVISGLKHYFDPKVIPSIAYTEPEVAWVGLTEKEAKEKGISYEVSTFPWAASGRAIASDCADGMTKLIFDKETHRVIGGAVVGTNGGELLGEIGLAIEMGCDAEDIALTIHAHPTLHESVGLAAEVFEGSITDLPNAKAKKK, from the coding sequence ATGAGTACAGAGATTAAAACTCAAGTCGTGGTACTTGGGGCAGGCCCTGCAGGTTACTCTGCAGCCTTCCGTTGCGCTGATTTAGGTCTGGAAACCGTTCTGGTTGAGCGTTACAGCTCCCTCGGTGGTGTGTGTCTGAACGTAGGCTGTATCCCGTCGAAAGCGCTGCTGCACGTAGCAAAAGTGATCGAAGAAGCGAAAGCGCTGGAAGAGCACGGCATCGTGTTTGGTCAGCCGCAGACTGACATCAACAAGATTCGTACCTGGAAAGAGAAGGTCATCACACAGCTGACTGGCGGTCTGGCCGGTATGGCAAAAGGCCGTAAGGTGAAAGTGGTGAACGGTCTGGGTAAATTCACCGGTGCTAACACTCTGGTGGTGGAAGGCGAGGGTGGGGCAACCACCATCAACTTCGATAACGCCATTATCGCTGCCGGCTCCCGTCCTATTGAACTGCCTTTCATCCCGCACAGCGATCCGCGCGTCTGGGACTCTACCGATGCGCTGGAGCTGAAAGAAGTGCCGAAGCGCCTGCTGGTTATGGGTGGCGGCATCATCGGTCTGGAAATGGCCACCGTATACCATGCGCTGGGTTCAGAGATCGACGTGGTTGAGATGTTTGACCAGGTGATCCCGGCTGCCGATAAAGACGTGGTGAAAGTGTTCACCAAGCGTATCAGCAAGAAATTCAACCTGATGCTGGAAACCAAAGTTACCGCAGTTGATGCGAAAGACGACGGTATCTACGTATCGATGGAAGGCAAAAAAGCCCCGGCAGAAGCGCAGCGCTATGACGCCGTGCTGGTGGCGATTGGCCGTGTTCCGAACGGTAAAGGTCTGGATGCCGGTAAAGCGGGTGTGGAAGTGGACGATCGCGGTTTCATCCGTGTCGACAAGCAGATGCGCACCAACGTGCCACACATCTACGCTATCGGTGACATCGTCGGTCAGCCAATGCTGGCACACAAAGGTGTGCATGAAGGCCACGTCGCGGCAGAAGTGATTTCCGGTCTGAAGCACTACTTCGATCCAAAAGTGATTCCATCCATCGCTTACACCGAGCCGGAAGTGGCGTGGGTGGGGCTGACTGAGAAAGAAGCGAAAGAGAAAGGCATCAGCTATGAAGTCTCCACTTTCCCGTGGGCGGCTTCCGGTCGTGCTATCGCTTCCGACTGCGCAGACGGTATGACCAAGCTGATTTTCGACAAAGAGACGCACCGCGTGATCGGTGGCGCGGTTGTCGGTACCAACGGCGGTGAGCTGCTGGGCGAGATCGGTCTGGCGATTGAAATGGGCTGTGATGCTGAAGATATCGCGCTGACCATTCACGCGCACCCAACGCTGCACGAATCCGTTGGCCTGGCGGCAGAAGTGTTTGAAGGGAGCATTACTGACCTGCCAAACGCAAAAGCGAAAAAGAAATAA